In Ruania zhangjianzhongii, the following proteins share a genomic window:
- a CDS encoding methyltransferase domain-containing protein: MTVRLIRSATLAPADYAYAASVPASSRLLFLAGACPLDASGRTVGEGDYQAQARAVVENLIQALADGGANLHDVVSTRVLVASSDQADLVTVWNVVRAAFGDHDVPSTLMGVTVLGYTGQLVEVEAIAAVSDREVFADGGFSDPRLAALYDPLDPDRSDLDHYVALAEELGAASVLDVGCGTGTFAVLLAERGYQVTGVDPAAASLEVARAKTGAAAVTWLDGDATTLPPMQVDLATMTANVAQVFTTDTEWEDTLAGIHAALVPGGHLVFETRIPEVRAWERWSREDSFTAVRVPGVGRVETWNELLDVRGELVTFRGVTRFVDDGVSIPDVSTLRFRSRAAIEASLARCGFEVEQVRDAPDRPGREWVFVARRV; encoded by the coding sequence ATGACCGTCCGCCTGATCCGCTCCGCCACCCTCGCCCCCGCCGATTACGCCTACGCCGCCAGCGTGCCCGCCTCGTCCCGCCTGCTGTTCCTCGCCGGCGCGTGCCCGCTGGACGCGAGTGGGCGAACGGTCGGGGAGGGGGACTACCAGGCCCAGGCCCGCGCCGTCGTGGAAAACCTCATCCAGGCCCTTGCCGACGGCGGAGCGAACCTGCACGACGTCGTCTCCACTCGCGTACTGGTCGCCTCGAGCGACCAAGCCGACCTGGTGACGGTGTGGAACGTGGTCCGGGCCGCGTTCGGCGACCACGACGTACCGAGCACGCTGATGGGCGTGACCGTGCTCGGCTACACCGGCCAGCTGGTGGAGGTGGAGGCGATCGCCGCCGTCTCGGATCGGGAGGTGTTTGCCGACGGCGGCTTCAGCGACCCGCGGCTGGCCGCGCTGTACGACCCACTCGATCCGGACCGCTCCGACCTGGACCATTACGTGGCGCTGGCCGAGGAACTCGGAGCCGCCAGCGTGCTGGACGTCGGCTGCGGTACCGGCACGTTCGCTGTCCTGCTCGCCGAGCGTGGCTACCAGGTGACCGGGGTGGACCCGGCGGCCGCCTCGCTGGAGGTGGCCCGCGCGAAGACCGGTGCGGCTGCGGTGACCTGGCTGGACGGGGATGCGACCACGTTGCCGCCGATGCAGGTGGACCTGGCCACGATGACCGCGAACGTGGCCCAGGTGTTCACCACCGATACCGAGTGGGAGGACACACTGGCCGGTATCCACGCCGCGCTCGTGCCCGGTGGGCACCTGGTGTTCGAGACCCGGATCCCCGAGGTGCGGGCCTGGGAGCGGTGGAGCCGGGAGGACTCGTTCACTGCGGTGCGGGTTCCCGGTGTGGGCAGGGTGGAGACCTGGAACGAGCTCCTGGACGTGCGCGGGGAGCTGGTCACCTTCCGTGGGGTGACGCGGTTCGTTGACGACGGCGTGAGTATCCCGGACGTCTCCACGCTGCGGTTTCGCTCCCGGGCGGCGATCGAGGCCTCGTTGGCCCGATGCGGGTTCGAGGTGGAGCAGGTGCGCGATGCGCCGGACCGCCCGGGCCGGGAGTGGGTGTTCGTCGCGAGGCGGGTGTGA
- a CDS encoding aldo/keto reductase — MRTFTLPGTTLTVPNVVLGLMRIADKTDEQIRELVAAARDAGITFLDHADIYGGEPHTCERRFAGALNLSASEREQLIIQTKCGIVADGPYFDFSYQHIIDSVHGSLQALGTDYLDILLLHRPDALVEPEEVARAFDELHAGGKVRSFGVSNHTPGQIELLRKSLNQPLVVNQLQLSLTHAPMITQGLSANREGQDQSIMRDGGALDYCRLNDITVQAWSPFQSGGGRGVFLGSPDYPELNEVIDRLAAEYGVDPMAIATAWITRHPAQMQVVLGTTNPGRVRAAAQGSALALTRPQWYELARAAGHHVP, encoded by the coding sequence ATGAGAACCTTCACCTTGCCCGGGACCACCCTCACTGTGCCGAACGTCGTGCTCGGGCTGATGCGGATCGCGGACAAGACCGACGAGCAGATCCGCGAGCTGGTGGCGGCCGCCCGGGATGCCGGGATCACTTTCCTGGACCACGCCGATATCTACGGCGGCGAGCCGCACACCTGCGAACGCCGGTTCGCAGGCGCTCTGAACCTGTCCGCGAGCGAGCGCGAGCAGCTCATCATCCAGACCAAGTGCGGCATCGTGGCCGATGGCCCGTACTTCGACTTCTCCTACCAGCACATCATCGACTCGGTGCACGGCTCGCTGCAGGCGCTGGGCACCGACTACCTGGACATCCTGCTGCTGCACCGCCCGGATGCCCTGGTCGAGCCCGAGGAGGTGGCCCGCGCCTTCGACGAGCTGCACGCGGGCGGGAAGGTGCGTTCCTTTGGCGTCTCCAACCACACCCCCGGGCAGATCGAGCTGCTGCGCAAGTCGCTGAACCAGCCGCTGGTGGTCAACCAGCTGCAGCTCTCCCTGACCCACGCGCCGATGATCACCCAGGGCCTTTCGGCGAATCGGGAGGGGCAGGACCAGTCGATCATGCGCGACGGTGGCGCCCTGGACTACTGCCGGCTGAACGACATCACGGTGCAGGCCTGGTCGCCGTTCCAGTCCGGTGGTGGCCGGGGTGTCTTCCTCGGCTCGCCGGACTATCCGGAGCTGAATGAGGTCATCGACCGGCTTGCCGCCGAGTACGGCGTGGATCCGATGGCGATCGCCACCGCCTGGATCACGCGGCATCCGGCGCAGATGCAGGTGGTGCTCGGCACCACGAACCCCGGCCGGGTGCGCGCCGCCGCGCAGGGCTCGGCGCTGGCCCTGACCCGGCCGCAGTGGTACGAGCTGGCCCGCGCGGCCGGCCATCACGTGCCCTGA
- a CDS encoding methyltransferase family protein: MSSARTATATAATGMALVPPAAFALAAVGQRLLARRKKPARQCSDAEHGKAAEPERRRRRGGRRVLSVGVGAASIGLLVAGASELGAAETTLDPRHPSQTSALVTTGVFDATRNPLYLGLAGLLVAHALWLRSGRALVPAGGFVLAIDQLQIPAEEAALAEKFGRAYRAYCEQVPRWLLR, encoded by the coding sequence ATGTCCTCTGCTCGCACCGCCACCGCCACCGCCGCCACCGGTATGGCCCTCGTCCCGCCGGCCGCGTTCGCTCTCGCCGCCGTGGGTCAGCGGCTGCTCGCCCGGCGGAAGAAGCCGGCCCGGCAATGTTCCGACGCTGAGCATGGCAAGGCGGCGGAGCCGGAGCGCCGGCGCCGCCGCGGTGGCCGCCGGGTGCTCAGCGTGGGTGTGGGCGCCGCCTCGATCGGGTTGCTGGTGGCTGGTGCCAGCGAGCTGGGAGCAGCCGAGACCACGCTCGATCCCCGCCACCCGTCGCAGACATCGGCACTGGTCACCACCGGGGTGTTCGACGCCACCCGCAACCCCCTCTACCTCGGCCTGGCCGGGCTGCTGGTCGCGCACGCGCTCTGGCTCCGCTCCGGCCGCGCCCTGGTGCCGGCCGGTGGGTTCGTGCTAGCGATCGACCAGCTGCAGATCCCTGCTGAGGAGGCAGCGCTGGCGGAGAAGTTCGGCAGGGCCTACCGCGCCTACTGTGAGCAGGTGCCGCGCTGGCTGCTGCGCTGA
- a CDS encoding tellurite resistance/C4-dicarboxylate transporter family protein has product MSRTISMRADSAVAGLTPGYFALVMATGILSIGAALEGVMVLSNVLLVLCLVTFVLLLALTALRLVRHRDRIVEDFLDPARAFGFFTYVAGTNVLGVRLFMAGYHTVTAVFLIVTLLAWFVLGYVVPWTAVLSKSERPVVKYANGTWFIWVVASQSVAVAAATLEPTSPSVRGALAIVAVLTWSVGLFLYAAAGVLVALRMMLYELKPVDLNPPYWVSMGACAITVLAGARIVEMAAAPMVDATRGLVAGLAVVFWAFATWLIPVLFGVGLWRHWRHRIPLRYEATWWSMVFPLGMYAVAGIYLGQADMLPIVGWIGRAELWLAMLVCLLVFVAMLRHLYRTVLRRPVAGAGAGQDAGLEQER; this is encoded by the coding sequence GTGAGCAGGACGATCAGCATGCGGGCGGACAGCGCTGTCGCCGGGCTGACTCCCGGCTACTTCGCGCTAGTGATGGCTACCGGGATCCTGTCCATCGGGGCGGCGCTCGAGGGGGTGATGGTGCTGTCCAACGTGCTGCTCGTGCTCTGCCTGGTGACCTTCGTCCTGCTGCTCGCACTGACCGCCCTGCGTTTGGTGCGGCATCGAGACCGGATCGTCGAGGACTTCCTCGATCCGGCGCGCGCGTTCGGCTTCTTCACCTACGTGGCGGGCACGAACGTGCTCGGGGTGCGACTGTTCATGGCCGGCTACCACACAGTGACTGCCGTCTTCCTGATCGTGACCCTGCTGGCCTGGTTCGTGCTCGGCTACGTGGTGCCGTGGACGGCGGTGCTGTCCAAGTCCGAGCGGCCGGTGGTCAAGTATGCGAACGGCACCTGGTTCATCTGGGTGGTGGCCAGCCAGTCGGTGGCGGTCGCGGCCGCAACGTTGGAGCCCACCAGCCCGAGCGTGCGCGGTGCGCTCGCGATCGTCGCAGTGCTGACCTGGTCCGTGGGGCTGTTCCTCTATGCCGCCGCCGGGGTACTGGTGGCGCTGCGGATGATGCTGTACGAGCTGAAGCCGGTCGACCTGAACCCGCCGTACTGGGTGTCGATGGGGGCCTGTGCGATCACCGTGCTTGCCGGTGCGCGGATCGTGGAGATGGCTGCGGCTCCGATGGTCGATGCGACCCGGGGGCTGGTCGCCGGGTTGGCGGTGGTGTTCTGGGCGTTCGCGACCTGGTTGATCCCGGTGCTGTTCGGGGTGGGGTTGTGGCGGCACTGGCGGCACCGGATCCCGCTGCGCTACGAGGCCACCTGGTGGTCGATGGTCTTCCCGTTGGGTATGTACGCGGTCGCGGGGATCTACCTGGGTCAGGCGGACATGCTGCCGATCGTGGGCTGGATCGGCCGGGCGGAGCTCTGGCTCGCGATGCTGGTGTGTCTGCTGGTGTTCGTCGCCATGCTGCGCCACCTGTACCGGACGGTGCTGCGCCGCCCGGTCGCAGGAGCCGGCGCCGGCCAGGATGCGGGACTCGAGCAGGAGAGGTAG
- a CDS encoding NAD(P)-binding domain-containing protein, translating into MERSSGTEAATFEVVVIGAGQAGLAAARTLVQAGLRPGIDLLVLDAGDGPGGSWRHRWDSLTLGRAHGIADLPGLPLGPVDSERPASQVVADYYGRYEDEHELQVRRPAQVTEVHSGPRPDQLTVHYESEGTPSSITTGVLLNATGTWTRPYVPYVPGIETFTGKQLHTTGFRAAEDFTGLRTLVVGGGLSAVQFLLQLAPVTETVWATRRPPNFTDRAFDPRWGLDVENAVRERTRAGRPPASVVRTTGIPLLPEYVAGAESGVLVSRGMITRIHPEGVHFPGQSAAAGDGAEGLGPSASGELVVPQSWQPFEAPVDLDLDVIFWNTGFRAALDHLAPLRLRERGGGIRMRSEVEVAADERVLLVGYGSSASTIGATRAGRAAGRAALRRLGRTRSAQP; encoded by the coding sequence ATGGAGCGTTCCTCCGGAACTGAGGCCGCCACATTCGAGGTGGTGGTGATCGGAGCCGGGCAGGCGGGGCTGGCGGCGGCCCGCACGTTGGTGCAGGCGGGGCTGCGCCCGGGGATCGACCTGCTGGTCCTGGACGCCGGCGACGGGCCGGGCGGCTCCTGGCGGCACCGGTGGGACTCGCTGACCCTGGGCCGCGCACACGGGATCGCTGATCTGCCCGGACTCCCGCTCGGACCGGTGGACTCCGAACGCCCTGCGTCGCAGGTGGTCGCCGACTACTACGGGCGCTACGAGGACGAGCACGAGCTGCAGGTGCGCCGCCCCGCGCAGGTGACCGAGGTCCACTCCGGGCCGCGGCCGGACCAGCTGACCGTGCACTACGAGAGCGAGGGAACGCCGTCGAGTATCACCACCGGAGTGCTGCTCAACGCCACCGGCACGTGGACCCGGCCGTACGTGCCCTACGTCCCCGGGATCGAGACCTTCACCGGCAAGCAGCTGCACACCACCGGCTTCCGCGCGGCCGAGGACTTCACCGGACTGCGCACCCTGGTGGTCGGCGGCGGGCTCTCCGCTGTGCAGTTCCTGCTCCAGCTCGCACCGGTCACCGAGACCGTCTGGGCCACCCGGCGCCCGCCGAACTTCACCGACCGCGCTTTCGATCCCCGCTGGGGTCTGGACGTGGAGAACGCGGTGCGCGAGCGCACCAGGGCCGGCCGGCCGCCGGCGAGCGTAGTGCGCACCACCGGCATCCCGTTGCTGCCCGAGTACGTGGCCGGCGCCGAGTCCGGGGTGCTGGTCAGCCGCGGGATGATTACCCGGATCCACCCCGAGGGCGTGCACTTCCCCGGGCAGAGTGCTGCTGCCGGCGACGGCGCGGAGGGGCTTGGTCCGTCGGCGTCCGGGGAACTCGTGGTCCCGCAGTCCTGGCAACCGTTCGAGGCACCGGTCGATCTGGACCTGGACGTGATCTTCTGGAACACCGGGTTCCGGGCCGCGCTGGACCACCTGGCGCCGCTGCGGTTACGGGAGCGCGGCGGCGGGATCCGGATGCGTTCGGAGGTCGAGGTCGCCGCCGACGAACGGGTGCTGCTGGTCGGCTACGGCTCGAGCGCCTCCACGATCGGGGCCACCCGCGCCGGCCGAGCGGCCGGCCGGGCCGCGCTGCGGCGGCTGGGCCGCACCCGGAGCGCACAGCCGTGA
- a CDS encoding MFS transporter, translating to MTPAEPPTRAADVTTGTRSPSPLLMLILATMGFAVNFWAWSLLSPLGPVFRDTGQLGALTESQVSLIVAVPVLVGSLGRIPVGALTDAYGGRVMFVIVSLATIVPVLFIGFYGQTSFVALLIGGFFLGIGGTAFAVGVPFVNSWFPPARRGLAVGIFGAGMVGTAISALTTVGLYTSVGSTAPFLFATAGLVIFAVVAWVLLRDAPGRLAPTTSMMARVRSNAVLPITWQACILYAVSFGGYVAFSVYLPSYLKTTYDLSAADSATRMAGFVAVAVVMRPIGGWLSDRWGATRVLAAVFAIVAVGAGIAALEPVLEPAGAGAFLAMAAALGAGSGATFALIAKATDPARVGGVTGLVGAAGGLGGFVPPLIMGYVYGRTESYAIGLWLLAATAVLTLVLTLTVVRRTTAAAEDTTATDGAAAE from the coding sequence ATGACCCCCGCCGAGCCGCCGACCCGAGCCGCCGACGTCACCACCGGCACCCGCAGCCCCTCCCCCCTGCTGATGCTCATCCTGGCGACGATGGGCTTCGCGGTGAACTTCTGGGCCTGGTCGCTGCTCAGCCCGCTCGGCCCGGTGTTCCGGGACACCGGGCAGCTCGGCGCCCTGACCGAGTCGCAGGTCTCGCTGATCGTGGCGGTCCCGGTGCTGGTCGGGTCCCTCGGCCGGATCCCGGTAGGGGCGCTGACCGACGCCTACGGCGGCCGGGTGATGTTCGTGATCGTCTCGCTGGCCACGATCGTGCCGGTGCTGTTCATCGGCTTCTACGGCCAGACCAGCTTCGTCGCCCTGCTGATCGGCGGCTTCTTCCTCGGCATCGGCGGTACCGCGTTCGCCGTGGGGGTGCCGTTCGTGAACTCGTGGTTCCCACCCGCCCGGCGCGGTCTGGCCGTCGGCATCTTCGGTGCCGGGATGGTCGGCACTGCGATCAGCGCGCTGACCACGGTGGGCCTGTACACCTCGGTCGGCTCCACGGCACCGTTCCTGTTCGCCACCGCCGGGCTGGTGATCTTCGCTGTGGTGGCCTGGGTGCTGCTGCGTGATGCCCCTGGCCGCCTCGCCCCGACCACCTCGATGATGGCGCGGGTGCGCTCGAACGCGGTGCTGCCGATCACCTGGCAGGCCTGCATCCTGTACGCGGTCTCGTTCGGCGGGTACGTGGCCTTCTCGGTGTATCTGCCCTCCTACCTGAAGACCACCTATGACCTGTCCGCCGCCGACTCGGCCACCAGGATGGCTGGATTCGTGGCCGTCGCCGTCGTGATGCGCCCGATCGGCGGGTGGCTGTCGGACCGGTGGGGAGCGACCCGGGTGCTGGCCGCGGTGTTCGCGATCGTGGCGGTCGGGGCCGGGATCGCGGCGCTGGAACCGGTGTTGGAACCGGCCGGTGCAGGGGCGTTCCTGGCGATGGCCGCCGCGCTCGGCGCGGGCTCCGGCGCCACCTTCGCCCTGATCGCCAAGGCCACCGACCCGGCACGGGTGGGTGGGGTGACCGGTCTGGTGGGCGCCGCCGGCGGCCTGGGCGGGTTCGTGCCACCGCTGATCATGGGCTATGTGTACGGCCGCACCGAGTCCTACGCGATCGGGCTGTGGTTGCTCGCGGCGACGGCTGTGCTCACCCTCGTGCTCACGCTCACCGTGGTGCGGCGCACCACCGCAGCGGCCGAAGACACGACGGCCACTGACGGTGCGGCGGCCGAATGA
- a CDS encoding VOC family protein, with amino-acid sequence MSTPRPRIAWTSVTIMAPAPRELAAFYARLLDGEVTASEPPGAGDPEHAGWAQVRASGRTLNFEFEHCWSPPVWPAQHDRQISSQHLDLHVVDLAAATDWARECGAILAEVQPQEDVRVLFDPAGHPFCLFR; translated from the coding sequence ATGAGTACGCCGCGGCCGCGGATCGCGTGGACGTCGGTGACGATCATGGCGCCGGCACCGCGCGAGCTGGCCGCGTTTTACGCCCGGCTGCTCGATGGTGAGGTGACCGCGAGTGAACCGCCGGGCGCCGGCGACCCGGAGCATGCCGGGTGGGCGCAGGTGCGCGCAAGCGGGCGCACCCTGAACTTCGAGTTCGAACACTGCTGGAGCCCGCCGGTGTGGCCGGCGCAGCACGATCGGCAGATCAGCAGCCAGCACCTTGATCTGCACGTGGTGGACCTCGCCGCGGCCACTGACTGGGCGCGCGAGTGCGGGGCGATACTGGCCGAGGTGCAGCCGCAGGAGGACGTCCGGGTGCTGTTCGACCCGGCCGGTCACCCGTTCTGCCTGTTCCGCTGA
- a CDS encoding cupredoxin domain-containing protein — MAATSSLRPEPFVPRTAGTGGAVLALLLLLTACSSPGEEDHATPTAAGSDEAMTIVISEFSYQVPDTVPPGASVTVRNEDDVGHTVTSDEPEIFDVPVGPGEEVTLTTPDEPGQYPFHCIPHPQMTGTLVVG, encoded by the coding sequence ATGGCCGCCACCAGTTCCCTGCGCCCCGAACCGTTCGTGCCGCGCACCGCAGGTACGGGCGGTGCGGTCCTCGCCCTGCTGCTTCTGCTCACCGCCTGCTCCTCGCCCGGGGAGGAGGATCACGCCACACCCACCGCAGCCGGCAGCGACGAGGCGATGACCATCGTGATCTCCGAGTTCAGCTATCAGGTCCCGGACACGGTGCCACCCGGAGCGAGCGTGACCGTGCGGAACGAGGACGACGTCGGGCACACGGTCACCTCCGACGAGCCCGAGATCTTCGATGTGCCGGTCGGCCCAGGGGAGGAAGTCACCCTGACCACGCCGGACGAACCCGGCCAGTACCCGTTCCACTGCATCCCGCACCCACAGATGACCGGCACCCTGGTGGTGGGCTGA
- a CDS encoding anti-sigma factor family protein, translated as MTEPTHPAEDDLVTLALGHLDPGQSPQVTEHLATCAGCRAHYDEVAASIALVLPAAPRTSPPVDFEVTVLDRLRSAHQSAGNDRASTPEAGTRDAPRRHLLLVAAAAALGVVLGVGGGAIAWWPGGEQEPTATSAWQAPLVAADGQDVGRVARSYSADGPVLVLEVIDGPAGQSYTCRLVRGDGSTEDVAHWELSDQRPNSWVIEPGSDAELRQVQLIGADGQVWSSADL; from the coding sequence ATGACTGAGCCCACCCACCCGGCCGAGGATGACCTGGTCACGCTGGCGCTCGGCCACCTCGACCCCGGCCAGAGCCCGCAGGTCACCGAGCACCTGGCCACCTGCGCCGGCTGCCGCGCCCACTACGACGAGGTCGCCGCCTCGATCGCTCTGGTGCTGCCGGCCGCACCGCGGACCTCACCGCCGGTGGACTTCGAGGTCACGGTGCTGGACCGGCTCCGGTCCGCGCACCAGAGCGCCGGCAATGATCGCGCATCCACGCCGGAGGCTGGCACCCGGGACGCACCGCGGCGGCATCTCCTGCTCGTGGCCGCGGCGGCGGCCCTCGGCGTGGTGCTGGGCGTCGGCGGCGGAGCGATCGCCTGGTGGCCCGGCGGGGAACAGGAACCGACCGCGACCTCCGCGTGGCAGGCGCCGCTCGTGGCCGCCGACGGGCAGGACGTTGGTCGCGTCGCCCGCAGCTATTCGGCTGACGGTCCGGTGCTGGTGCTGGAAGTGATCGACGGTCCGGCCGGGCAGTCCTACACCTGCCGCCTGGTCCGCGGCGACGGCAGCACCGAGGACGTCGCGCACTGGGAGCTCTCCGACCAGCGTCCGAACAGCTGGGTGATCGAGCCCGGCAGTGACGCTGAGCTGCGCCAGGTACAGCTCATCGGTGCTGACGGCCAGGTCTGGTCCTCGGCCGACCTGTGA
- a CDS encoding RNA polymerase sigma factor, translating into MAVLSRADRAHDAALLAGLALDDPDVSAAFVRRFQRAVFGMAVSITHDPRLAEDVSQEVFLRAWGAAASYDIRRASVLTWLLTITRNAAIDAVRARRQVPTDGALLEQLLSETSAATADPEQTAVHQVETERAIRHLHQLSPQQARAVVLAVLGGCTAAEVGQREGIPLGTAKTRIRDGLRRLRQDAQVRDD; encoded by the coding sequence ATGGCTGTGCTCTCCCGCGCGGACCGGGCTCACGATGCTGCGTTGCTCGCGGGCTTGGCTCTCGACGACCCGGACGTCTCCGCCGCGTTCGTGCGCCGGTTCCAGAGGGCCGTGTTCGGGATGGCCGTCAGCATCACCCACGATCCACGACTCGCCGAGGACGTCAGCCAGGAGGTTTTTCTGCGCGCGTGGGGTGCCGCGGCCAGCTACGACATCCGCCGGGCTTCGGTGCTCACCTGGCTGCTCACCATCACCCGCAATGCCGCGATCGACGCGGTGCGGGCCCGACGGCAGGTGCCGACCGATGGCGCTCTGCTGGAACAGCTGCTCAGTGAGACCTCCGCAGCCACGGCGGATCCGGAACAGACCGCCGTGCACCAGGTGGAGACCGAACGAGCGATCCGGCACCTGCACCAGTTGTCACCGCAGCAGGCCCGCGCGGTGGTGCTGGCCGTGCTCGGCGGCTGCACCGCGGCTGAGGTCGGCCAGAGAGAGGGGATCCCCTTGGGTACAGCGAAGACCCGCATCCGGGACGGCCTACGGCGTCTGCGTCAGGATGCGCAGGTGCGCGATGACTGA
- a CDS encoding COG4315 family predicted lipoprotein — MRRSAAVLLLAAAAVLAGCGSDAGTDEDPEPAAEATMLTVASSAVGDIVADGAGMSLYLFTEDSPGTSTCTGDCLEAWPALEGEPSAGEGIDASLLGTIEREDGTTQATYADWPLYYFAQDTAPGDVTGQGVNEVWYLLSPAGESITEAVPADTSGY; from the coding sequence ATGCGACGATCGGCAGCTGTCCTCCTGCTCGCGGCGGCCGCCGTCCTGGCGGGCTGCGGCAGCGACGCAGGCACGGACGAGGACCCAGAACCGGCCGCTGAGGCGACCATGCTCACGGTGGCGAGCTCCGCCGTCGGCGACATCGTGGCCGACGGCGCGGGGATGAGCCTGTACCTGTTCACCGAGGACTCCCCGGGTACCAGCACCTGCACCGGGGACTGTCTGGAGGCCTGGCCGGCGCTGGAAGGTGAACCGAGCGCCGGTGAGGGTATCGACGCCTCGCTGCTGGGCACGATCGAACGGGAGGACGGTACGACGCAGGCCACCTACGCGGACTGGCCGCTGTACTACTTCGCTCAGGACACCGCACCGGGCGACGTCACCGGTCAGGGGGTGAACGAGGTCTGGTACCTGCTCTCGCCGGCGGGTGAGTCGATCACCGAAGCGGTGCCGGCGGACACCTCCGGCTACTGA
- a CDS encoding RNA polymerase subunit sigma-70 produces MTVTAQVSAEVLETHRVRLTGYCYRMLGSAECEDAVQETFIRALRHADRFDPGRAQLSTWLHRIATNVCLDLLRGARRRALAVDLGPAATSGDLGAPLPPQVFLEPMPDSRVLADPAEEVAGRESVRLAFLSALQTLPPRQRAVLILREVLAFTARETAEIVETSEAAANSALQRARATLAARPLAPAEVRDESDPAQRDLLDRYVAAFQSHDVAELVQLLRTDAASSMPPFAWWLSGGAQIAAVMTSSDACAGDRLVPIAVNGTTGLGQYRPDDGGVLRPFAILALELRAGQVAHIITFLGSQERFAEFGLPARL; encoded by the coding sequence ATGACGGTCACGGCACAGGTCAGCGCCGAGGTGCTGGAGACGCACCGGGTGCGGCTGACCGGGTACTGCTACCGGATGCTTGGCTCCGCCGAGTGCGAGGATGCGGTGCAGGAGACCTTTATCCGGGCGCTGCGGCACGCCGATCGGTTCGATCCGGGCCGGGCCCAGCTGAGTACCTGGCTGCACCGGATCGCCACGAACGTGTGCCTGGACCTGCTCCGCGGCGCGCGCCGGCGGGCGCTCGCCGTAGACCTGGGACCGGCGGCGACCAGCGGCGACCTCGGCGCACCGCTGCCACCGCAGGTGTTCCTGGAGCCGATGCCGGACTCCCGGGTGCTGGCCGATCCGGCGGAGGAGGTGGCCGGCCGAGAGAGTGTGCGGCTGGCTTTCCTCTCCGCACTGCAGACCCTGCCGCCCCGGCAGCGCGCTGTGCTGATCCTGCGCGAGGTGCTGGCGTTCACCGCACGGGAGACGGCAGAGATCGTCGAGACCTCCGAGGCCGCGGCGAACAGTGCGCTGCAGCGTGCCCGTGCCACGCTGGCCGCCCGGCCGCTGGCCCCGGCCGAGGTGCGGGACGAGAGCGATCCGGCCCAGCGGGACCTGTTGGACCGGTACGTGGCCGCGTTCCAGTCCCACGACGTCGCCGAGCTGGTCCAACTGCTGCGCACCGACGCCGCCTCCTCGATGCCGCCGTTCGCCTGGTGGCTCTCCGGTGGGGCGCAGATCGCGGCCGTGATGACCAGCAGCGATGCCTGTGCCGGGGACCGGCTGGTGCCGATCGCGGTGAACGGCACCACCGGTCTGGGTCAGTACCGCCCCGACGACGGCGGAGTGTTGCGTCCGTTCGCGATCCTCGCCCTGGAGCTTCGCGCCGGCCAGGTGGCGCACATCATCACCTTCCTCGGCAGCCAGGAGCGGTTCGCCGAGTTCGGTCTGCCCGCGCGGCTCTGA
- a CDS encoding GNAT family N-acetyltransferase, translating into MQRPTAYSGAQDGAMFSPVVTEFWDRSFATATVSPDGGATVLIDPHRESGAALLSTPDGRDRVALSPQVATASGLAAGAADIAAVHRRLESMGLALDDAAELYYLPEHAKEELLGQETAAQVRPLTSADAGRFAALTAVCSAEDLDEAEVELDDWDVLGVVAEDRLVAAASAYLWAGSQIADLGVITHPDHRNQGHARALVRAFSRRLLTAGYEPQYRCDPDNYASAAVARAAGLARFGTWTTVADG; encoded by the coding sequence GTGCAGCGCCCCACCGCATACTCCGGAGCCCAGGACGGTGCCATGTTCTCCCCCGTGGTCACCGAGTTCTGGGACCGCAGCTTCGCTACCGCCACTGTCAGCCCAGACGGCGGGGCGACTGTGCTGATCGACCCGCACCGGGAGAGCGGGGCCGCCCTGCTCAGCACCCCGGACGGGCGCGATCGAGTGGCGTTGTCCCCGCAGGTGGCCACGGCCAGCGGGCTGGCCGCAGGTGCCGCGGATATCGCCGCGGTGCACCGGCGCCTGGAGTCCATGGGCCTCGCCCTGGACGACGCTGCCGAGCTGTACTACCTGCCCGAGCACGCCAAAGAGGAACTGCTCGGGCAGGAGACCGCGGCTCAGGTGCGCCCGCTCACCTCGGCCGATGCCGGCCGGTTCGCGGCGCTGACCGCCGTCTGCTCCGCCGAGGACCTGGACGAGGCCGAGGTGGAGCTGGACGACTGGGACGTGCTCGGCGTCGTTGCCGAGGACCGGCTCGTCGCCGCGGCCAGTGCCTACCTCTGGGCGGGCAGCCAGATCGCTGACCTCGGCGTGATCACCCATCCCGACCACCGCAACCAGGGACATGCCCGGGCGCTGGTGCGCGCATTCAGCCGGCGCCTGCTCACCGCCGGGTACGAGCCCCAGTACCGCTGCGACCCTGACAACTATGCCTCTGCGGCCGTGGCCCGTGCGGCAGGTCTGGCCCGGTTCGGCACCTGGACCACTGTGGCGGATGGTTAG